In one Lolium rigidum isolate FL_2022 chromosome 3, APGP_CSIRO_Lrig_0.1, whole genome shotgun sequence genomic region, the following are encoded:
- the LOC124698752 gene encoding uncharacterized protein LOC124698752, with product MDIHAAPPPSIPASSADADADCDATLPVDLLLEIAARSDVVSVVRCAATNKPLRRAILDRGFRRLLSHRAASTGGFDPALLRGVSYRLEDSEAARPVRVVQPIPSTEPSLVHFDEPLVFEPVASRDGLVVLRRLRPRPLFGQSLEEGPPGSVLRVVNSVTGETSVLPSVSIRDYRKHALINVEDRGRSFELLVADERLRTQIYSSRDGAWSPVRPIHLHRGSRPFHDSCPLVIGRTVHWLCNPEPLPPGRHLSGPEPYIVAMDVDTLQATVIDLPRGCTSRMTASMSHRGLLLAATVDGKLLVVVSETQVISMWTLSPPTEEDPSPPGTWRRQVLIDKQDWGVHSSVQFEGFGQRSGTAILYIGRVGLIRLNVATKEAHVVFYRTETAYVSQVCLHEINLPSLLQAMKPLS from the coding sequence ATGGACATCCACGCCGCTCCACCGCCTTCCATTCCGGCCTCCTCCGCAGACGCCGACGCCGACTGCGACGCGACCCTCCCGGTGGATCTGCTGCTGGAGATCGCCGCGCGCTCGGACGTCGTGAGCGTCGTCCGCTGCGCGGCAACCAACAAACCCCTCCGCCGCGCCATCCTCGACCGCGGCTTCCGCCGCCTGCTCtcccaccgcgccgcctccacGGGCGGCTTCGACCCGGCCCTCCTCCGCGGCGTCTCCTACAGGCTCGAGGACAGCGAGGCGGCGCGCCCCGTGCGGGTGGTCCAGCCCATCCCGTCGACCGAGCCCTCCCTCGTCCACTTCGACGAGCCCCTCGTCTTCGAGCCCGTGGCCTCGCGggacggcctcgtcgtcctccgccgcctccgcccgcgcCCGCTCTTCGGGCAGTCCCTCGAGGAAGGCCCGCCCGGGAGCGTGCTCCGCGTCGTCAACAGCGTCACCGGCGAGACCTCCGTGCTCCCGTCCGTCTCCATCCGCGACTACCGCAAGCACGCGCTCATCAACGTCGAGGACCGCGGCCGCTCCTTCGAGCTGCTCGTCGCGGACGAGCGCCTGCGCACCCAGATCTACTCCTCCCGGGACGGCGCGTGGAGCCCCGTGCGCCCCATCCACCTCCACCGAGGCTCCCGCCCGTTCCACGACTCCTGCCCCTTGGTCATCGGCCGAACCGTCCACTGGCTTTGCAACCCGGAACCGCTGCCCCCGGGGCGGCATCTGTCGGGCCCGGAGCCCTACATCGTCGCTATGGATGTCGACACCTTGCAGGCCACCGTGATCGATCTTCCGCGGGGCTGCACTAGCAGAATGACGGCCTCCATGAGCCACCGCGGGCTCCTCCTGGCCGCGACCGTCGACGGGAAGCTGTTGGTTGTCGTCTCCGAGACCCAGGTGATCTCGATGTGGACGCTGTCTCCCCCCACGGAGGAGGACCCAAGCCCGCCCGGCACTTGGAGGCGGCAGGTGCTGATTGACAAGCAGGACTGGGGTGTGCACAGCTCGGTCCAGTTCGAGGGCTTCGGGCAGAGGAGCGGCACTGCTATCCTCTACATTGGTAGAGTTGGGCTCATCCGGCTCAACGttgcaaccaaggaggcgcacgtCGTGTTCTACCGCACCGAGACCGCCTACGTCTCGCAGGTTTGCCTGCATGAGATTAATCTGCCCTCTCTGCTCCAAGCCATGAAACCGCTGAGCTAG